ATACAGTTACGAAGTATAAGCAGTCGCTAACTCACACTCTGAGACCCGGCGGAAGCTCTGTGGTCACGACCCCCTGGACGGTCATTACTTTGCTCTGACCCAAGCACTGTCTCGAGAGACTGCAGTAAGGTGTGTCTAGGAGACGGCACAGACGAGGAGGCCAGAGAGCCAGATCATGATTGTCAGCGCAGGCGAAGCTTCCCTGCAGGTCAGCAGCAGGGACTGTGTAACTGCCCCAACCCACACATGCCTGGTGTTGAACTAGCCAGAGGACTCGGATACAGTTTTTCACCCTCAAAAGCTGACAGCCTGGAGCACTCCTGGGCAGAGGGTGGCAGTAGGGGGTGATTGAAAAGCAGATTCCTAGAACCAGACCCCCAGAGCACATGAGGAGAAACTCCTGGTCGAATGTAGTATAGGAGAGGCGGCAAGATGAGAAGAAGGCATTCTAGGCTGGGAGAGCAGAATGAACGGGGTTTCTGGCCAAAAAGAGCACTCTGTTGGGGAGAGGATAAGGAGACACCCAGATGGGACCAGGAGCACACACCTTCCAGGGCCAGCTGCCCTCTGGGTGTTGCACACGGCAGCTCCCCGCCCCCCCTAGACATGTGCCTGCATAAACACGTCACCCTTTGGAACCACTCCCAAACCCAGGGTGACCATATGCCCTGTTTTGCCAGAATAGCCCTGTTTTTACTCCTGCCATTTCAGCATCCCTTCTGGTTTCATTCTCAAAAGCATCCTGTTAGGGATAATAAATTGTATGGTCACCCTACTCAAGCCCCACTTTATGCAACCTCAGTGCTGTAGATTGTGTTGCCTCCCTACTTTCACCTGAACACTATTTTTCCCTCTTTGGGAGAAGGGCACTTAGAGCCTGAGTTATGCACATTGGCCTAACTCCTTCCTCCATCAGTGGAAGCACAAACTGTGTCTAGAGTCTATCTGATGgaaaaaactcaataaaaaatgTTCACCTGGCTTTGTTGGTAGTCTTAATCACCAAATCAAATGGGCCATATATGTGACttgataaaacacacacacatatagtattAAAACGTGTCCAGAAATTGACACAATCCAAATCTCAAAGTGGTTTGTATTCCCCTAGAAATCTACTAAAATAAGAGGGAACCATGTGTTCACTGGTGTTTCAGAGAAATGTAAACACTACCTTTGCAGGTACTTAGAGGACTATTAGGTACAGACCACTGCTTTTAAGTAATTAAAGTCTATGGTGTTCGACAAGTGTCTCAATACACACACTTTCTACCACATTTTACATGGAAATTTAAGTGCTTATTTACATTTACTTTCAGACTTAAAGTTGAAAAGATGTCTTGGGGCCCTTCCGAGAATCAAAATGGCTTATATAAATCCTTCAGATCAAAACATCTTATGCCATCACAAACTTTCTGTTAAATTCTATTGCTAATTCAAAATATTGACGTGTTTTATTTCAGGTTTCCGTAAAGCAAAGCATGAAAGACATTGGTCCCACCTGATGCATCTTAAATAGTCAGACTGCTATTATTTCTGGAAATGTCTTTGCAGGAACTATACAAAAGGCTTTTTCTGTGGAAATGAGGCTTACTGAATGGAAAGGATTCCTTTAATGAGCCAtttagaagaatttaaaaatccatttagaaAATTTGTAAGATATCAGAAGTCCTTCATCAAATGTGAATTATGTTTCAGTGGGAAGCTAAAGCTACAGTGTACCGCAGAAATGTTTACATGGGGGCTCCTTTTCACTTGGTATTTAAACTCAGCAAGTAGTCTACATACTAGATCACACTGGTAAACTCACCCATTTGCCAACAGAACTGTCTGGTAGATTTGATGAGGTGAGCTTTGTGCTCCTACTATGTGCAACAGCCTGTGGCAGCCACTGAACGGCACACAAGGCCCCTGCCAAGGGATGCGTTGCTTTGGCCTTTGAGATGCGCCTAAAGTCATTGCAGGATTTTAACAGGAAGGGAAACGGGTAGCAGGTGGGAAAATGAAAGGAATTCCACGCAAAAAGAACAGCTGAGGCCAAGGCCTGTGGAAAGAAAGTGTGCGAGGTGCAGAAACAAGCAATTACGGTTGAGTCTgatgaaaatcccatggatggaggagcctggtgggctgcagtccatgaggtcgctaggagtcggacacgactgagcgacttcactttcacttttcacttcatgcattggagaaggaaatggcaacccactccagtgttcttgcctggagaatcccagggacaggggagcctggtgggctgccgtctctggggtcgtacagtcggacacgactgaagtgacgcagcagcagcagcagcagcagcagcagctgatgatGATGGAGATAAAGTTCCTGGAGACACTGGTGTCTCCTCATGGCGTAGAATAAGCGTGCATCTTGCTCTAAAGCCTCCAGGCAAATTAGTAATATGACTTAATCTCTACTGGCAGATTTGAACCCGACTTGGGTAAGTTGGAGGAAGAGGCCAGTTAGGAAGATTTTGCAATTgttcaaattgtttttaaaaagtagatgaaTGCAAACCAACGTAGCAGCAGTGGAGAGATAAGGAgggataattaaaaacaaaacaaagttctAATTCTAACTCAGAATTCTAATCCACGGGACTTGGCAATGATGTATGTGTAGGAAGTGAGGACTGTGGACATCCCACAATAACTCAGAGGTTTCGAGCTGGGACAGTAGGAAGGCAGTGAAGCCATCAGAATGAGCAGAGGCCACAGATGGAGTTTGGGGTGAGTGAGAATGAGCTGCTGGGATATAACCGAAGTGGGGAGTATAAACATATCTATCTAATCTGTGAAATGTCCATGATTACAAGCATTTGTTGGGTGAATGTGAGAAATGGGGAAGGAAGGacggggaggagaaggagaaggaaggagctTTCCAGGACAGCAGGCAGTTGGATATGCAGACCCAAGCCTAGGAGAGGGTTCTCTGTGCAGGCCATGCAGAGACACCCCAGAGAGAGGCCTGAGgggaagagacagagagggaaaagaCGCGGAGTGAGACGGAAGCGGCTGAAGACAGACTCGGGCACCAGCGCCCACAGGGGCCGACagacaaagacccagctcagaaCAGGAAGAGGGCAGACCCAAGAGCTGCCAAAATCTAAGGAAACAGGTGTCTCAGCAAGGAGGGACAGTGGTCAGAAGGCTGAGAAAGCGCTTCTAGAGTTGATGGCCCGGAGTTCATTACGTGGGCTAACGGTGCTCCAGGTCCAAGGCTAAGAGCTTTCCCCTTCCCAGTCGCTCTGTGTCCCCGGCACAGCGATCCAGCTGCACTCGGGGAGGCCTAGTCGCATAACCAGCAAGTGGAAAGGCAGGGCTGCTAAACCAGCAGGGCTTGCCCAAACCTGCGACTCCCACCAACCGGCTGCTTGTCTCAGCAGTGACGAGGGTGGAGGGCAGACCTTGGCGTCcgggagacagagagaagggcACGGGAACTCACACTCACCCCATGCTCACTGTGGGTGTACGTGTGACCGCGGGCGAGAGGAGAGACCGGGGACGACAGCTGGAGGGGGCGAGGGTGGCTATTCAGGGAGGGGCGGGAGACACTGTCACTCTGGGCCCTGCACTGGGATGTGGAAATAGTTTCATAAAACAGAAACCTGCATTAACAGGGGCTTTTTAAAACACTAGGATTTTACCATTATAACTGAGTGTAGCGGACTAGCTATTTCCTCCGCTAATACACATGAAAAGTGCTATTTCCcatatttaatatatgtgtaAAAGTATTCACGCATTAGAATTGTACATACATTTTTGGGTCCCTTGCTTTTTTCTGATGAGGGTGtgatatttcttttcaaaatgatagTGGCATTAAACTCTGGATCatgggaaacaaaaggaaaatcagCCATGAGAACATACCAGCTAGCAAAGGGAATATACACCAATCACAGGAGTGAATCCTCTCAATCACAGGGCAAGAGATTCTTGTGAGGGGAAGAAAATTCATTTCGCTTTCTGAGGGCAGATTCTGCACTGGCCTTTGGGAGCACACAAGTACGCTGCGGGCTCCTCCCTGGGAGGCTGCGGTCATCTTTGTGTGCCTCTGAGAGAAACACGCTGCAGAGCCGGAGCTGGCTGCTCATCTGGGCGTGTTTTTGGTCTCATCGTTGCCCCTTCAAAGCGGCTGTAAGCCTCATGCATCTCTGATCGTCAAGACAGGGCAGAATTTGTCCTGTATTCAAAGGAGCACCCAGGGGAGGGAAGGCCCGGTCTGTGCTAAAAAGGCTTTAAAATCAGGGGAACCGCCATGAGCAGAAAAGGTAGTTGTTAACTCTCGGCTTCAGTTGGCAGAGAACTGTTTTGATCAACTTGGAGCAGCTGTGTGCTGCTGGACATGCAGCAGAGGTTTTCTTGCAGAGGATTTTACGTGAGTCCTCCCAGTCAAAAGTATTTGGGACGTTTGAAGAGgttgtgaaaattgaaagtgaagtcgctcagtcttgtctttgcgactccatggactggagcctaccaggctcctctgtccatggggttttccaggtaagagcactggagtgggttgccacttccttctccagaggatcttccccatccagggatcaaacccaggtctcccgcactgcaggcagacgctttagcctctgagccaccagggaggcccctgaaGAGGTTAGATCCACGGAATGCCAGCACAGTGAGTGAGAACAAGAAAAACCGAACCCGCTCATTGTTCGGACCACCTAATGCTCAGCCTCAGGTCTGGTgctgccctgccccctccaccaCAACCCCACCCCAGGGCTGCGTGCCTCTGCGAAACGCCCAAGGCCGAATGCCCACAAGACCTCGTGAATTCCATGACAACCCTGCTTTCTAACGGCACCAGGGTCTATGAAACTCCTCCAATGGGCGGATTCAAGCGTCTAATTCAGACCTGACCTTGAGAGGCAGGTTTTCTGCTTGTACTACCCACCGGCCATTGCCTCTTGCATTACGAGAGAAGGACTGAAGCAGAGCTTCCACTCTGACCTGACTGCCTGCAGTCGGCTAGTGTTGGGCGGACGGTAAAGCAAGAGCAGAGCTTGCAAAGCGCAGGTCCAGCTCCCTCCTAGACCTCGCATGAATGCACCTCTGGGGAGAAACTGCCTGCTGAGAACTGGGATGGCTTGGCTTGAGAACACAGCAGCTTGGCTGTGTAGCTCTGACCTGCAGTCCTGGGCAGCCACGAGCAGTGAGCATACAAGCCTTCCTCTCTGGAATCTTCTAGGCTGACACTGCATTTCATCAGAAGGCTGGTCAGGTCCCTTCAGCTCCTGTCTCTGGCAGGGTACCAAGGTAGCCCCAGATCTGGATCAAGACTCTGAACACATCCCGCCTCCAgaaaaactctgcagtggccattTGTCCTGAGGGACCCCCATGCTAACTGCTCTGCTCAGGGGCCAGTGAGGTCTGTCCCCAAGCTCCGCTGCCACTTCCACGAGGTCATGTTGGGCTCAGGGAAAGCCTCAGGGTCTGCGCCACCACCAACACTAGGTATTCCAGGGGATTCTTTGGGGGCCCCAGGCATCTACATTGTTTCCTGAGTTCTTACTTTGAACTGTATGAAATTGCCATTTTTCGTAGGTCAGACATGGATAAATGTGTCATATGCTCATCCTCATAATGGAAATTACGAGAAAAGTGTAGAGTGAATTCCCGTTGTATGCACAGCATTGTTCCAGGACCTGGACGCGTAGTGATGATGGAGACGGGTGGGCCTTGCTCTTCATGGCACATTCTATTGGGAGCTGATTTTCTGGGGCCGCTTCCTAGCTATACGTTAAGCCAGTTACTGGGCCTCTCTGAACTTCACCTAAGTATTGTGAAGGTTAAATGTGATAATGTATATTAGGCCAGAAATGTACTGATGGCCTTCAATGAATGAtagttccttttattttcctgtggTTCCCATAGGACTCCTAATAAATGTCTAGTCAACAAAAAAAGCCTCAGAATGCGTTGTGGGAATCTTAAAGCCCACCCACTCAGAGCCTAAACTAGACACTCCTGCAGGAGAACTGTACACATGGGGCAGGGGTCCCTGAAAAGAAAAACCATGGATCCCAGAGTTCCCCGCTCCCTATGCATCCTGGGGCCTGGTAGAGACCAGCTGTGGTCCACCCGCACGAAGTCAGgaaggcaggaggcacaggagggcTGGTTCATGCGTCTGAATGGACGTGTCATCATTTAGTCTGAAGAAAATAATTGTCAGATTTATTGCTTGAGGCTAAGCAGAGGTTGAGACCTGAAAGGAGACTAGGAAATTACCTGTCGGAACTTCTGGTTTTAGAAATCAAATACAGAGTTGGCTCTGATTAGCAACAGAATGTGCAGATTGACCAGTCCTTTCTCCAACAGTCCACCCGCTGAGTCACTGGCATGACTGTAGATGTGGAGTTAATAGATTCCTTTTGCAGCCCAGGGGCCTATTTTTTGGCTCTGTGTGTAAACAGGCCACAGGGGTATTTCACAGGTCACCTGGCATGTCATTTAAGGCTGCACAAATCATAGCGTGCAAGGCATGAATGAGTGCGCAGCTGCTACCTACAGGTCAGCCTCTGATGGTACCTTCACTGCCGTCGTCGTCCCGAGCTCTGCTCAGTTCTCCGGGTCGATTCTTCTTGGGTGGTGCACATGGAGTTGAGACCAACAATTGCCTTAGCTTCTTTTCATACACTTTTCTGGTGGAAGCTGAGAAAGAATGTGGGGAGCAGTTAAGTCACTCTGTGTATGTGATCTCACTGGATTCAAAATATTACACAACCTAGATTTTTATTCTTACATTATTGGGAAATTGTGGCTCTTACAGTGAGGTGGACCCCATACCTACTGGACTCACTCCTCACCTTCCACCAACACTTATGGTGGGCTTCTGTGCACTGGCCACAGTTAGGCGTCGTGGACATTGGAGAACAAGACTGACAAAGTAGTACATCCTATTTATGGGAAATACTGACAAGAACATAAACAGTTGACATGGTGCACATTCTAGAAACGTAGAAAGAGCCCAGGGTGATATAATCAAGAGTAACTAGCTTCTCACGGTTGTAAAATACCAATACTTTCTCTTCACTAACCTGTGAATAAGAACTGGGTTACTTATGGTCTCTTCCTTCCATGTGGTTTTCTGGGTTTTAAACGTTTttcctatttctattttaatgtttttttactGCATGTGTTCCTTCCACTACAAATGATTTTCAGCCTTTGGAGTTAGCTCACAAGTAATCACCGCGTAGCGTCTAATAATTGCCGAATACGTACGTAGTATTGGGCCAGGTGGAAATCCCAGTGTGTTGAGTTTATTCTGTAACTCGGCATCACTCAGACACGTCACCTCCACCATGGTGACAAAAGTTTGGTCTCTCTTCTGACAGTGGAATCCTTGAGACAGCAAAACATTAAGTTATACATGAGACTTGTAAACGAGAACTAAAACTTTCCCCGTCCACAGAAGTGTTTACAGCCCTAGCTCCCCAGTTGCGGGggtgcatagtcaataaagcaaaacccaccattttctgctgtttttctgTGGTCAATCTCTTCCAGGTTTAGTGGCCTCAATGCAAAGCTTTGATAGAGTGTCACTTTCCCCAGTGTCTTTGGGGTTCAATTATTTCTAACTTTTCTACTCAGCTAATGTAAGAAAAATCTTCTacacaaaatgaacaaatatttggaTCACTGCTTAGGAGCTCTGAGTAAGACACAAGCTCTGAGAAGATAAGTTAATTAAATATGAAAGAGCTGAGAGAGATTTTTTAGTGAgttaaataaaagttatttatccCCGCCTTCCTTTTGATGAGAGCACAGAGAGCGCAGAGCACTGAGTACCGCAGACAGTATCTTCTCACACTCGTAATTCAACTCTGAACATAACGGGATGGCAGTTTTTAATTAGCTGCCAGCAGACTTTGTAATTGCTGAATTGGCATTTGAAAAAAAGTCAGCTATTCATTCTCTGGCACACAAATTGATTTATATAGACTCAGGCAATTCTTAATATGGCTTTCCAAATCTACACAACCTCAGGTTCGATCAGTTCTATTTTGTGGATCCTTGTATCCCCTAAAACGGACCTTCTACCTACTTAATAAAACTCTGAAAAGACAGACGCCTTTGTCAAATCTTTATTTATTATACCTCATCTCTATCATGTTTCCAGTCTTCTT
The sequence above is a segment of the Ovis aries strain OAR_USU_Benz2616 breed Rambouillet chromosome 12, ARS-UI_Ramb_v3.0, whole genome shotgun sequence genome. Coding sequences within it:
- the LEMD1 gene encoding LEM domain-containing protein 1, which gives rise to MVEVTCLSDAELQNKLNTLGFPPGPILPSTRKVYEKKLRQLLVSTPCAPPKKNRPGELSRARDDDGSEGTIRG